Proteins co-encoded in one Corynebacterium lujinxingii genomic window:
- a CDS encoding ABC transporter ATP-binding protein: protein MRTTSPLLTRSLKANAAPAVAAFATAILAALTRVAEPALTGRAIDIATGNADGSVARVAWLMVAVAAATYAFSFIRRTTAGRLATTSQHWLRTEILRTLHRLDGPGQDSIVTDQIVSRSISDLNQFHMVLASLPMLLTRIVQLAVTLVVMLRMDIPLTLMSLALLPLILWEANRSRKTLYAATWVNQHATAELAEHVEQTVSGVRVVKAFGQEQREIDRLDSLGRNLYAVKMRATKLTARFQPVLSQLPKVALVVTIIAGGLLAMNGQISIGQFVAFTAYLTSMTSTLSMLTNQYVRMQMGMSSFDRLDDVLRLAPEPAPEHPAGHEGLRFHDTHFTTGGHPVLNGFTLRVNPGETVALVGPPGAGKTMAVQLAGGFYQPDSGTVSGDSVVCVFDDAFLFSSSIRDNIAMGLADTMAPDALDQAVREAARLVLADEFIDKLPDGYDTQVGERGLTLSGGQRQRIALARALMARPKVLVLDDATSAIDAVNEAEILHNLRETLKDIAVLTVAHRQSTVDHADRVAVVRGGVVVKQGPRDEVMETAEYRASMDPDADAAPEETGDLWPEVDAEPDARATAATPELLARVERLPRAREMPDLADATLERIRTRSSDFSIREMFKAVRWLIAGTVALLVVGVVADLAFPTLVRGAVDRGITPGDRDALITTGLIALAVVAVACASSALMTVLSSRSGERLLYGLRLRSYAHLQQLGLSYFESRLSGKIMTRMTTDIDTLSSFLQTGLAQAIVAFGSLVGVTVMLVATDGELTLIALVAVPVIIAATWTFRHFSKRYYQAAREQISAVNGAFAELIGGIRITQTHRAQPHFEAIFDTMSNDYRRLRMRSVRLVALYFPGMQFVSQVMTAVIVGVGAGRIADGTLSVGVLVAFTMYLGQLYGPIQQLGQIFDSWQQATVSFDRIRALLAERTTVPDTGTRPGASVAASGQLLLDDTTFAYSPNTPAVLDHMDLAIEPGTTVALVGPTGAGKSTVVKLLARFYDPTSGTVRASGTDIAKFPLADWRRALAQVPQESYLFPGTVADNIAYGLPGATEAQIEAAVARIGALGVVGTIPGGFNARVGERGRGLSSGQRQIIALARAEMLEPAVLLLDEATATLDPATERLILDASDRATAGRTSVVVAHRLATAARADRILVVDEGRIIEDGCHEDLLSAGGRYAHMWAVNR, encoded by the coding sequence ATGAGGACAACTAGCCCACTTCTCACCCGCTCACTCAAGGCGAATGCGGCCCCGGCCGTGGCGGCGTTTGCCACCGCGATCCTCGCCGCGTTGACCCGCGTCGCCGAGCCCGCGCTGACCGGCCGGGCCATCGACATCGCCACCGGCAACGCCGACGGATCCGTTGCCCGCGTGGCCTGGCTCATGGTCGCTGTGGCCGCGGCCACCTACGCGTTCAGTTTCATCCGCCGCACCACCGCGGGCCGGCTCGCAACCACCTCACAGCACTGGCTGCGCACTGAAATTCTGCGCACCCTGCACCGCTTGGACGGGCCGGGACAGGATTCGATAGTCACCGACCAGATCGTCTCGCGCTCCATTTCGGATTTGAACCAGTTCCACATGGTGCTGGCCAGCCTGCCGATGCTTCTCACCCGCATCGTCCAACTCGCCGTGACACTCGTGGTCATGCTGCGCATGGACATCCCGCTGACCCTGATGTCGCTGGCGCTGCTGCCGCTCATCCTGTGGGAGGCGAACCGCTCACGCAAAACGCTCTACGCCGCCACCTGGGTCAACCAGCACGCCACCGCCGAGCTTGCCGAGCACGTGGAACAAACCGTCTCGGGTGTGCGCGTGGTCAAAGCCTTCGGCCAGGAACAGCGCGAAATCGACCGGTTGGATTCGCTGGGCCGGAACCTCTACGCGGTGAAAATGCGCGCGACGAAACTCACCGCGCGCTTCCAGCCGGTGCTCTCCCAGCTGCCCAAAGTCGCGCTCGTGGTCACCATCATCGCCGGCGGCCTGCTCGCCATGAACGGGCAGATTTCCATTGGCCAGTTCGTCGCGTTCACCGCCTATCTGACCTCCATGACGTCCACGCTGTCGATGCTGACCAACCAGTACGTGCGCATGCAGATGGGCATGAGCTCGTTCGACCGCCTCGACGACGTGCTCCGCCTCGCCCCCGAACCCGCGCCCGAACACCCCGCCGGGCACGAAGGCTTGCGTTTTCACGACACCCACTTCACCACCGGCGGCCACCCCGTCCTCAACGGTTTCACCCTGCGCGTCAACCCCGGGGAGACGGTCGCGCTCGTCGGACCGCCCGGCGCAGGCAAAACCATGGCGGTGCAGCTCGCCGGCGGGTTCTACCAGCCGGATTCCGGCACCGTTTCCGGCGACAGCGTCGTGTGCGTCTTCGACGACGCCTTCTTGTTCTCCTCATCCATCCGCGACAACATCGCCATGGGCCTTGCGGACACTATGGCGCCGGATGCGCTCGATCAGGCCGTGCGCGAGGCCGCGCGCCTTGTGCTTGCCGACGAATTCATCGACAAACTCCCCGACGGCTACGACACCCAAGTCGGCGAGCGCGGCCTGACGCTTTCCGGCGGCCAGCGCCAACGCATCGCGCTGGCACGCGCACTGATGGCGCGTCCGAAGGTGCTCGTGCTTGACGACGCCACCAGCGCTATCGACGCCGTCAACGAAGCCGAAATCCTCCACAACCTGCGAGAGACGCTTAAGGATATCGCCGTGCTCACCGTCGCGCACCGCCAATCCACGGTGGACCACGCCGATCGGGTTGCGGTGGTGCGCGGTGGTGTCGTCGTCAAGCAAGGCCCCCGCGACGAGGTTATGGAAACGGCCGAGTACCGCGCCTCGATGGACCCGGACGCCGATGCCGCTCCGGAGGAAACCGGCGACCTCTGGCCCGAGGTGGACGCCGAACCGGACGCGCGTGCCACCGCCGCCACCCCGGAGTTGCTCGCGCGCGTGGAACGGCTGCCGAGGGCCCGCGAAATGCCGGATCTTGCCGACGCCACCCTCGAGCGGATCCGCACCCGATCCAGCGACTTCAGCATCCGGGAGATGTTCAAGGCGGTGCGCTGGCTCATCGCGGGCACCGTCGCACTGCTGGTTGTCGGCGTGGTGGCGGACCTGGCGTTTCCCACGCTCGTGCGCGGCGCGGTGGACCGCGGCATCACGCCTGGCGACCGCGACGCACTGATCACCACTGGCCTTATTGCGCTCGCCGTCGTCGCGGTGGCGTGCGCGTCGAGCGCGCTAATGACCGTGCTGTCGTCGCGCTCCGGCGAACGCCTGCTCTACGGGCTGCGCCTGCGCTCCTACGCCCACCTGCAGCAACTCGGTTTGAGCTACTTCGAATCGCGGCTGTCCGGCAAGATCATGACACGCATGACCACGGACATCGACACCCTGTCGAGTTTTCTGCAGACCGGGCTCGCCCAGGCCATCGTCGCCTTCGGCTCGCTTGTCGGCGTGACCGTGATGCTGGTGGCCACCGACGGCGAGCTCACCCTCATCGCGCTTGTCGCCGTGCCCGTCATCATCGCCGCCACGTGGACGTTCCGGCACTTTTCCAAGCGCTACTACCAGGCCGCCCGAGAGCAGATCTCCGCGGTCAACGGCGCATTCGCCGAACTCATCGGTGGCATCCGCATCACCCAAACCCACCGCGCGCAGCCGCACTTCGAGGCCATCTTCGACACGATGAGCAACGATTACCGTCGTCTACGCATGCGCTCCGTGCGCCTGGTCGCGCTGTATTTCCCCGGCATGCAGTTCGTCTCGCAGGTCATGACCGCGGTCATCGTCGGCGTCGGCGCGGGCCGCATCGCCGACGGCACCTTATCCGTCGGCGTACTCGTCGCCTTCACCATGTATCTCGGCCAACTCTACGGCCCGATCCAGCAGCTCGGCCAGATCTTCGACTCCTGGCAGCAAGCCACCGTCAGTTTCGACCGCATCCGCGCCCTGCTCGCCGAGCGCACCACCGTCCCCGACACCGGCACCCGCCCCGGCGCTTCTGTTGCCGCCTCCGGGCAGTTGCTTCTCGACGACACCACGTTCGCCTACTCCCCCAACACCCCGGCAGTGCTCGACCACATGGACCTCGCCATCGAGCCGGGCACCACCGTCGCGCTGGTGGGTCCGACCGGCGCCGGCAAATCCACCGTGGTGAAACTGCTCGCCCGCTTCTACGACCCGACATCCGGCACCGTGCGCGCCTCCGGCACCGACATCGCAAAGTTCCCACTCGCCGATTGGCGTCGCGCGCTCGCCCAGGTGCCGCAGGAGTCATACCTGTTCCCCGGCACCGTCGCCGACAACATCGCCTACGGCCTGCCCGGCGCCACCGAGGCTCAGATCGAAGCTGCAGTTGCGCGCATTGGCGCGCTCGGTGTCGTCGGCACGATCCCCGGCGGCTTCAACGCACGCGTCGGCGAACGCGGCCGCGGCCTGTCGTCCGGCCAGCGCCAGATCATCGCCCTCGCACGTGCGGAAATGCTCGAGCCCGCGGTGCTGCTTCTCGACGAAGCCACCGCCACCCTCGACCCCGCCACCGAACGCCTCATCCTCGACGCCTCCGACCGCGCCACGGCGGGACGGACCTCGGTCGTCGTCGCGCACCGCCTCGCCACAGCCGCTCGCGCAGACCGCATACTTGTCGTCGATGAAGGACGTATCATCGAAGACGGCTGCCACGAGGACCTCCTTTCCGCCGGCGGTAGGTATGCCCATATGTGGGCTGTCAACCGCTAA
- a CDS encoding carboxylesterase/lipase family protein: MNAVSQPVAHTAAGAVRGEVDPRTGVRTWRGVPFGASTAITGRFRAPQPVDPWKGELDATRFGAPAMQGTFGLRGTVLGSEDCLNLDIVRPDTDDVLPVVVCLHGGTFVTGASHDKVLQGHHLTKATDIVYVSVNFRLGVLGYLDVRSLGDDCVANPAIHDQILALAWIKDNIAAFGGDPEQVTIMGESAGGAAVMHLMCAPGARGLFHRAIAQSPPPASVHSRIQATMWVRALTSRVGLPSTATLDDLRAMPAEDLVRAGQSMMINSKELLQFNTSFMPTIDSATLAEHPIDTFNQGKQAPVPMIVGTNSDEASFAKALYQTAGQRLRAARRALDVFDPDNAGDVIEAYGDVGQRGDFAALMGDAVFWAPTVIVATAHRMVAPTYMYRFAYASAAMRMLGLGAMHAADLVAVYGDPYATKAAKFDRFGSKETFEKVSELMQHHWGTFFHTGAPGEDWPVYGFRRDDRPGRATAVFDTGMHVEHDPKAEHRTAWESFDMREWGVNRVDFWD, encoded by the coding sequence ATGAACGCCGTGAGCCAGCCTGTCGCACATACCGCGGCCGGCGCCGTGCGCGGCGAGGTGGACCCGCGCACCGGTGTACGCACGTGGCGCGGCGTGCCGTTCGGCGCCTCCACCGCGATCACCGGCCGATTCCGCGCCCCGCAACCGGTCGACCCCTGGAAAGGCGAGTTAGACGCCACCCGCTTCGGCGCGCCCGCCATGCAGGGCACCTTCGGCCTGCGTGGCACCGTGCTCGGCTCCGAGGACTGCCTCAACCTGGACATCGTGCGCCCGGACACCGACGACGTGCTGCCCGTGGTTGTGTGCCTGCACGGCGGCACCTTTGTCACCGGCGCCAGCCACGACAAAGTGCTGCAGGGCCACCACCTGACCAAGGCCACCGACATTGTCTACGTTTCCGTGAACTTCCGCCTCGGCGTGCTGGGGTATTTAGATGTGCGCTCGCTTGGCGACGACTGCGTGGCCAACCCCGCCATCCACGACCAAATCCTCGCCCTTGCCTGGATTAAGGACAACATCGCCGCGTTCGGCGGCGACCCCGAGCAAGTGACCATCATGGGCGAATCCGCCGGCGGTGCCGCCGTGATGCACTTGATGTGCGCCCCAGGCGCCCGCGGGCTGTTCCACCGGGCGATCGCGCAATCCCCGCCGCCGGCGAGCGTGCACTCGCGCATCCAGGCGACGATGTGGGTGCGCGCCCTGACCAGCCGTGTCGGGCTGCCATCCACGGCGACGTTGGACGACCTGCGCGCCATGCCCGCCGAAGACCTCGTGCGCGCCGGCCAGTCCATGATGATCAACAGCAAGGAACTGCTGCAGTTCAACACCAGTTTCATGCCCACGATCGACTCCGCCACCTTGGCCGAGCACCCTATCGACACCTTCAACCAGGGCAAGCAGGCCCCGGTACCGATGATCGTGGGCACCAACTCCGACGAAGCGAGCTTCGCCAAAGCGCTCTACCAAACCGCCGGCCAGCGCCTGCGCGCCGCGCGCCGGGCGCTCGACGTGTTCGACCCGGACAACGCGGGCGATGTGATCGAGGCCTACGGCGACGTCGGCCAACGCGGCGACTTCGCCGCACTCATGGGCGATGCCGTGTTCTGGGCACCGACCGTCATTGTGGCCACCGCGCACCGCATGGTCGCTCCGACGTATATGTACCGCTTCGCCTACGCCTCCGCCGCGATGCGCATGCTGGGCCTTGGCGCCATGCACGCCGCCGACCTGGTCGCGGTCTACGGCGACCCGTACGCCACTAAGGCCGCCAAGTTCGACCGCTTCGGCTCCAAGGAGACCTTTGAAAAGGTCAGCGAACTGATGCAGCACCACTGGGGGACGTTCTTCCACACCGGCGCGCCGGGCGAGGACTGGCCCGTCTACGGGTTCCGCCGCGACGACAGGCCGGGGCGCGCCACGGCGGTGTTCGACACCGGCATGCACGTCGAGCACGACCCGAAGGCGGAACACCGCACCGCGTGGGAGTCCTTCGACATGCGCGAGTGGGGCGTCAACCGCGTCGACTTCTGGGATTAA
- a CDS encoding MFS transporter, which produces MSTNKVVNPSIPRTIWVLTGAAFIVALGYGLIAPVLPQFAGSFGVSMAAAGAVVSVFALARLLGAPGAGVLVDKLGSRPIYLTGLAIVATSTFFVAFAQAYWQIMALRFIAGFGSTMFTLSAQALIVRVTHPSIRGRANALYATAFLVGNVFGPIVGAALSFLGFRIPFAIYGAAVGVAACLVAFMTQHRPGSKPLPKAKPAMRLRSAWQVPTYKGLLVAAFTNGFVNMGARVAVLPLFAASVFERGGAAAGLALTAFAFGMAVMLQFSGRLADRLGRRPMILAGMTMAGVFTAVLGTATSFWPLLIWSALAGVGSGAMSPAIQASLADIIGNDRSGGKVLSTFQMTQDAGQIVAPIVVGAIAQAAGFTAAFGVCGALCAVAAVVWLVVGKETMAKESR; this is translated from the coding sequence ATGAGTACAAATAAGGTGGTGAACCCGTCGATCCCGCGCACCATTTGGGTGCTTACGGGCGCCGCCTTCATCGTCGCGCTCGGCTACGGGCTGATCGCCCCGGTGCTCCCGCAGTTTGCGGGCAGCTTCGGCGTGTCCATGGCGGCGGCGGGTGCTGTCGTATCCGTGTTCGCCCTGGCGAGGTTGCTTGGGGCGCCGGGGGCGGGGGTGCTCGTCGACAAGCTAGGCTCGCGCCCGATTTACCTAACCGGGCTCGCGATCGTGGCTACATCGACGTTCTTCGTCGCGTTCGCGCAGGCTTACTGGCAGATCATGGCGCTGCGGTTCATCGCGGGCTTCGGCTCGACGATGTTCACGTTGTCGGCGCAGGCGCTGATTGTGCGGGTGACGCATCCCTCGATACGCGGGCGCGCCAATGCGCTCTATGCCACGGCGTTTCTCGTCGGCAACGTTTTCGGGCCGATCGTGGGCGCGGCCCTGTCGTTTTTGGGATTCCGCATCCCGTTCGCCATCTATGGCGCCGCAGTCGGTGTGGCCGCGTGCCTAGTTGCGTTTATGACCCAGCACCGACCGGGTTCGAAACCACTGCCGAAGGCGAAGCCGGCGATGCGGCTGCGCAGCGCCTGGCAGGTGCCTACCTACAAGGGCCTACTCGTCGCGGCGTTTACCAACGGTTTTGTCAATATGGGCGCACGCGTGGCGGTGCTGCCGCTGTTCGCGGCCTCCGTGTTCGAGCGCGGCGGGGCAGCGGCGGGACTTGCGTTGACCGCGTTCGCGTTCGGCATGGCGGTCATGCTGCAGTTCTCCGGACGGCTGGCCGACCGGCTCGGCCGGCGCCCGATGATCCTCGCCGGCATGACTATGGCCGGCGTGTTCACCGCGGTGCTGGGTACGGCGACGAGTTTCTGGCCGCTGCTTATCTGGTCCGCGCTCGCGGGGGTGGGCTCCGGTGCAATGAGTCCTGCGATCCAGGCGTCGCTGGCGGACATCATCGGCAACGACCGCTCCGGCGGTAAGGTGTTGTCCACCTTCCAGATGACCCAAGACGCCGGCCAGATCGTCGCCCCGATTGTCGTTGGCGCGATCGCCCAGGCGGCAGGCTTTACCGCAGCCTTCGGGGTGTGCGGTGCGCTGTGTGCGGTCGCTGCGGTGGTGTGGTTGGTCGTCGGCAAGGAAACGATGGCGAAGGAGTCGCGATGA
- a CDS encoding nucleoside hydrolase yields MRVILDCDPGVDDTFALIWLTAAAHAGAHELECVTTTAGNVDADQCAKNAAWILSLCGLPIIPLAAGTPAPLEVDLTTTPETHGETGLGYATAPERHIEHDWEALWIDAIERGTDDLHLIVTGPATNLAVFAHAHPEHFARLKHITVMGGAVNYPGNTTPSAEWNFWVDPHAAADVFAMMPTPITLCSLGVTEQMLLTPERLEGVVAKLGSAPIAEQLEAITRFYFEFHDDVGEGYQAQIHDLLTVLIALGAVEHEHRVTTIDVEANSDLTRGTSVADLRGIWEREPNCRLVTNADIDAAWDAFAWACSIHARIAAGDVALEELRHLRADD; encoded by the coding sequence ATGAGAGTGATCCTGGACTGCGACCCGGGCGTGGACGACACGTTTGCGCTCATCTGGCTCACCGCCGCGGCCCATGCGGGCGCCCACGAGCTTGAGTGCGTGACGACGACCGCCGGCAACGTCGACGCCGACCAGTGCGCCAAAAACGCCGCCTGGATTCTTTCCCTGTGCGGCCTGCCCATCATCCCGCTCGCCGCCGGAACTCCGGCCCCACTCGAGGTGGATCTCACCACCACGCCGGAAACGCACGGCGAGACCGGCCTGGGCTACGCCACCGCGCCCGAGCGCCACATCGAGCATGACTGGGAAGCACTGTGGATCGACGCGATCGAGCGTGGAACGGATGATCTGCACCTCATCGTCACCGGACCTGCGACCAACCTTGCGGTGTTCGCGCACGCTCACCCGGAGCATTTCGCCCGCCTGAAGCACATCACCGTGATGGGCGGGGCGGTGAATTACCCGGGCAACACCACCCCCAGCGCCGAGTGGAACTTCTGGGTCGACCCGCACGCCGCGGCCGACGTGTTCGCCATGATGCCCACACCCATCACGTTGTGCTCGCTCGGAGTGACGGAGCAAATGCTGCTGACTCCGGAGCGGCTCGAGGGGGTCGTCGCAAAGCTAGGCAGTGCTCCAATCGCCGAGCAGCTGGAGGCGATCACGCGGTTTTACTTCGAGTTCCACGACGACGTCGGCGAGGGCTACCAGGCGCAGATCCACGACCTACTTACCGTGCTCATCGCGTTGGGGGCGGTCGAGCACGAGCATCGCGTAACGACGATCGACGTCGAGGCCAACTCCGACCTCACCCGCGGCACGTCGGTTGCGGACCTGCGCGGCATCTGGGAGCGCGAGCCCAACTGCCGCCTGGTCACGAACGCCGACATCGACGCGGCATGGGACGCGTTTGCGTGGGCTTGCAGCATCCACGCACGCATCGCAGCTGGCGACGTCGCCTTAGAGGAGTTGCGGCACCTGCGCGCGGACGACTAA
- a CDS encoding ECF transporter S component, protein MSHVSTPAASTAEWTPLRRVLVALGALIIAATWLYFVLVHPADWDQVTSSGPGIALLAGYGIGTLLLLAAVIPVLPARTLGLIPIAIIINSVIGEIVGSIGLPLYLDSVGTVLVAALAGPVAGMATGALNNVVWGLVNPAALPFAAGAALVGWLAGVFIHRFHALRNIATVVGFGILLGIIGGMVAAPVAAYVYGGTAGVGTGALVSLFREMGGSLIASVTTQAFISDPVDKVIVMLIAYATVKALPKRTVAAFAPTTTTAE, encoded by the coding sequence ATGTCACACGTTTCAACCCCGGCCGCAAGCACGGCCGAGTGGACCCCGCTGCGCCGCGTCCTTGTCGCGCTCGGCGCACTCATCATCGCTGCAACCTGGCTCTACTTCGTCCTCGTCCACCCAGCGGACTGGGATCAGGTCACCAGCTCCGGGCCGGGCATCGCGCTGCTTGCAGGCTACGGCATCGGCACCTTGCTGCTGCTCGCGGCGGTGATCCCGGTGCTGCCGGCGCGCACGTTGGGGCTGATCCCGATTGCGATCATCATCAACTCCGTTATCGGCGAGATCGTCGGGTCTATAGGTCTGCCCCTCTACCTGGACTCGGTGGGCACCGTGCTCGTCGCGGCCCTTGCCGGCCCGGTGGCCGGTATGGCCACCGGTGCGCTGAACAACGTGGTGTGGGGGCTGGTCAACCCGGCTGCGCTGCCGTTTGCTGCCGGTGCCGCGCTCGTCGGCTGGCTCGCCGGCGTGTTCATCCACCGCTTCCACGCGTTGCGCAACATCGCAACGGTGGTGGGCTTCGGCATCCTGCTCGGCATTATTGGCGGCATGGTCGCAGCGCCTGTCGCGGCCTACGTCTACGGTGGCACGGCCGGTGTGGGCACTGGTGCGCTGGTGAGCCTGTTCCGCGAGATGGGCGGCTCGCTTATCGCCTCGGTGACCACCCAGGCGTTCATTTCCGACCCGGTGGACAAGGTCATCGTCATGCTCATCGCGTATGCCACGGTGAAAGCTCTGCCGAAGCGCACTGTCGCCGCGTTTGCACCCACGACGACAACCGCCGAATAG